The following coding sequences are from one Bufo bufo chromosome 2, aBufBuf1.1, whole genome shotgun sequence window:
- the C1QTNF7 gene encoding complement C1q tumor necrosis factor-related protein 7 isoform X2 gives MMIILLYVTSFALCVSGQPASNKRKGEHQNIQYVCSIPGLPGPPGSPGANGLVGPHGRIGLPGRDGRDGRKGEMGEKGATGLRGKTGPLGPIGEKGDQGESGKKGPIGPPGDKGEIGPDGPLGPKGDKGTRGYLGEPGVWEHYYPSVGKFICAIPGIYYFSYEITVADKHLAISLVHNGEYKIKTFDANTGNHDVASGSTLLYLKPEDEVWLEIFYADQNGLFSDPSWADSLFSGFLLYADTDYLNAWSDDDF, from the exons ATGATGATTATTTTGCTCTATGTTACAAGCTTTGCACTCTGTGTCAGTGGGCAGCCAGCAAGCAATAAACGTAAGGGAGAACaccaaaatatacagtatgtctGTAGCATCCCAGGATTGCCGGGGCCCCCAGGATCCCCTGGGGCAAATGGATTAGTTGGGCCACATGGACGGATTGGCCTTCCTGGAAGAGATGGAAGAGATGGAAGAAAGGGTGAAATGGGGGAGAAGGGCGCAACAG GTTTACGAGGAAAAACAGGTCCACTTGGACCCATTGGTGAAAAAGGAGATCAAGGAGAAAGTGGCAAAAAAGGACCAATTGGACCACCTGGAGACAAGGGTGAAATTGGACCTGATGGACCATTGGGACCTAAAGGTGATAAAGGGACCAGAGGATATCTGGGAGAACCAGGAGTGT GGGAACACTACTACCCATCCGTAGGGAAGTTTATTTGTGCCATTCCTGGAATTTATTATTTCTCCTATGAGATCACTGTCGCAGACAAGCATCTGGCTATCAGCCTGGTACACAATGGAGAATACAAAATAAAGACGTTTGATGCCAACACGGGAAACCATGATGTTGCCTCAGGTTCAACGTTACTCTACCTAAAGCCGGAAGATGAAGTCTGGCTGGAGATTTTCTATGCAGATCAGAATGGTCTGTTTTCAGACCCGAGTTGGGCAGACAGTTTGTTTTCTGGATTTCTTTTATATGCAGATACTGACTATCTGAATGCTTGGTCTGATGATGATTTTTGA
- the C1QTNF7 gene encoding complement C1q tumor necrosis factor-related protein 7 isoform X1 produces the protein MMIILLYVTSFALCVSGQPASNKRKGEHQNIQYVCSIPGLPGPPGSPGANGLVGPHGRIGLPGRDGRDGRKGEMGEKGATGLRGKTGPLGPIGEKGDQGESGKKGPIGPPGDKGEIGPDGPLGPKGDKGTRGYLGEPGVCKCGDIILKSAFSVGITTSFPQERLPILFNKILFNEGEHYYPSVGKFICAIPGIYYFSYEITVADKHLAISLVHNGEYKIKTFDANTGNHDVASGSTLLYLKPEDEVWLEIFYADQNGLFSDPSWADSLFSGFLLYADTDYLNAWSDDDF, from the exons ATGATGATTATTTTGCTCTATGTTACAAGCTTTGCACTCTGTGTCAGTGGGCAGCCAGCAAGCAATAAACGTAAGGGAGAACaccaaaatatacagtatgtctGTAGCATCCCAGGATTGCCGGGGCCCCCAGGATCCCCTGGGGCAAATGGATTAGTTGGGCCACATGGACGGATTGGCCTTCCTGGAAGAGATGGAAGAGATGGAAGAAAGGGTGAAATGGGGGAGAAGGGCGCAACAG GTTTACGAGGAAAAACAGGTCCACTTGGACCCATTGGTGAAAAAGGAGATCAAGGAGAAAGTGGCAAAAAAGGACCAATTGGACCACCTGGAGACAAGGGTGAAATTGGACCTGATGGACCATTGGGACCTAAAGGTGATAAAGGGACCAGAGGATATCTGGGAGAACCAGGAGTGTGTAAGTGTGGTGATATCATTCTAAAATCTGCCTTCTCAGTTGGGATTACCACCAGTTTTCCTCAGGAAAGACTTCCAATCTTATTtaacaaaattctctttaatgaaGGGGAACACTACTACCCATCCGTAGGGAAGTTTATTTGTGCCATTCCTGGAATTTATTATTTCTCCTATGAGATCACTGTCGCAGACAAGCATCTGGCTATCAGCCTGGTACACAATGGAGAATACAAAATAAAGACGTTTGATGCCAACACGGGAAACCATGATGTTGCCTCAGGTTCAACGTTACTCTACCTAAAGCCGGAAGATGAAGTCTGGCTGGAGATTTTCTATGCAGATCAGAATGGTCTGTTTTCAGACCCGAGTTGGGCAGACAGTTTGTTTTCTGGATTTCTTTTATATGCAGATACTGACTATCTGAATGCTTGGTCTGATGATGATTTTTGA